Below is a genomic region from Primulina eburnea isolate SZY01 chromosome 9, ASM2296580v1, whole genome shotgun sequence.
CAGCATTTGATCATTTGCAATCACCAACCTTCAACCAAAATCCCCATAAGTAGAGCCTCGGTTCCAGTATTTGGATATTTCAGCTTCCTAGCCTCCAACTCCGCCATAGCAAACGACTTTATCGCCCTAGCCGAAAATCTGTAAAGGCCAAAAGTAACTCTCAACTACACATAAAACTCATACTTACTCAACCACAACACtataaatcaagccatataTAGACATCAAAACCAATAATAACCAAGGAAAAAGCATCCAAATCTTACTTTGGTTTCTTGTCAAACGCGGCACCTTCTCTCTTTCTACAAAACCAAAGATAAATTAACAATTTGAGCAAGCAATAACTCCAATAATAGAATATAATGACTCACCCAGTTGGAAGGCTAAAAGACACGGTTGCAACAGTTGAGCCCAGTCGTCTTGAAGTGACAAGACTCAACCTTGACGGTTGAATCGATAGCTTCGTACCCACAAAATAATTTGACAGAATATCCGGCTTCAACCTCACAAACCGTTCAACGGCTTCCCCGCAAGATTGCTGGGAGGATGAAAAAGAAGGTGTAACAGGAAATAAAGACAGTCCTTGAGCGGCCATTAAAGAAGAAATTTTCCTTGAATTGaaacaaatatattatttctttcACGAATCTTTGATTCTTTTCCCACAAATTCCTACAAAAGAAACGTGAGATTAGATTTTGGAGTTTTGTCAAAGCATTTGAAGCCTTCAATTCACTCCAGGTTCAACTGGAAAGGGATGAAATATAGAGGCAATAAAGCCCCTCTACGGTTCCTGtttatttattctttttattttgctGAAAATCGCTATTTGCGATTTCCGTGCAAGTTTTTCGCGTAACAAGCATATGCATTGGATCGGTGCGGCTGGcaaaatatttgttttatattttaatttatcgaTTTTAATCCGAACTGGtacatattcaaagttttttcGAGTCAAATtcaaactcaaataatatttttcgaTAATTTGCACATCGACAAACATTTCGAGTATTCCTTTTGAACAATAGCTCTAATAACTCACAAACATATTTGAATTTTTCGAGCTAAAGTCAAACCGAAGCCATCATTCTAATCGAactaaaacaaatttttttaaacttcgaATCAATTTTGACCTCAAATAAATCTATTTAAAACCAAATTTAAGCCTTAAATTTTCAATATATTTAGCTCGATtcaatttatataaatattcatAGATTAAATAATATGTGagctaatatttatttttattttcactcTAAATTTAGAAGCTTGGGGGCATCACATGGACATCTGTTAGGATCAAACGTTTATCATTAGGCCAAAAGCTATAACTGTTAGTCAATGCGAGATTTTATTTCCTTATATTTGTGGCAGCACATAGTACACTTACTTTAGTGCTAATGAGTCGGGCTCTTAGACAATGAGTTTAGGGAGGTGCGTGTCTATCTGCTGGTGAAGTTTCATTTCCCTTAGAGATCAGTTTTATCATTTCCCTAACAAAGACAATATTATCCGTTAAGATCTGATGTCCCTCTTTTACGACCCACTTAGCCAACCAGATCAAGAGACGTAACATCAACAGCTTGACGCTATGAGAACTTCTCAGAAGGTCATCCATATCAGTACTACTTTCACTCATGCACGCTTAACTTAACATTCCCCCCAAGAAGTATAGAAATATGCTTCTTGGGAGACTTAGACTCATGATCTCGCTCTGATACCCATTGTAGGATCGAGTGCTTACTGTTTTACTAAAagttggtggtaatggtgcaactcaaaacttttaaaccgcacaacagctcgAACAGCaagaacaattattgcacccaacaacatcaatatcaatatcatgtatttttttttataaagaataaaatcatgaacaaattatattttgaggtattaatataataataataattatataggTGGTTTGCCGAAAGTTTATCcaacatgcataaaatgataacaatatcataataaaaaataattatatagatactactttttatttttttggaagTAGGTACTAATTATATTTTGAGGTATTAAAtaagatgaaaatatatttcaaaatttatattaaaaaatcagGAATTCTCGTTTGTTAAAAGAAGTTATgagcttttaaatattttacataaaattttagtcaaatattaaattaaataaatatttttcatttgcaCCAAATAACGTCgtctgtattttttttttaaaag
It encodes:
- the LOC140841080 gene encoding ATP-dependent Clp protease ATP-binding subunit CLPT1, chloroplastic-like isoform X2 gives rise to the protein MAAQGLSLFPVTPSFSSSQQSCGEAVERFVRLKPDILSNYFVGTKLSIQPSRLSLVTSRRLGSTVATVSFSLPTGKREGAAFDKKPKFSARAIKSFAMAELEARKLKYPNTGTEALLMGILVEGTSLAAKFLRENGITLFKVREETVKLLGMADLYVFSPEHPPLTEPAQRALDWAVDEKMKSGESGEITVSHLLLGIWSQKESAGHAIMATFGFDDEKAKELAKTMDKDIILNFK
- the LOC140841080 gene encoding ATP-dependent Clp protease ATP-binding subunit CLPT1, chloroplastic-like isoform X1, yielding MAAQGLSLFPVTPSFSSSQQSCGEAVERFVRLKPDILSNYFVGTKLSIQPSRLSLVTSRRLGSTVATVSFSLPTGKREGAAFDKKPKFSARAIKSFAMAELEARKLKYPNTGTEALLMGILVEGTSLAAKFLRENGITLFKVREETVKLLGMADLYVFSPEHPPLTEPAQRALDWAVDEKMKSGESGEITVSHLLLGIWSQKESAGHAIMATFGFDDEKAKELAKTTSNLSFSQMDKDIILNFK